A section of the Humulus lupulus chromosome 2, drHumLupu1.1, whole genome shotgun sequence genome encodes:
- the LOC133813953 gene encoding uncharacterized protein LOC133813953 → MLQGLELFSETSGLWPNESKSAVYCCGMKEQEVQRALNASGFCKSDMLFRYLGIPICSKRISSKECEILLEKMVQRIRVWSSRNISFAGRATLVNLVLLSIHVYWSQIVLLPKFVLKRVIAICRAFLWKGDYSSHAPGYVSWAKVCLPKNEGGLGFRQIQLWNIAAIGKYIWVVASKKDNLWVKWVHNVYIGEMDWWEYSAPNSSSWYWKQVVKIKEKFKAKVDVAEFISTEYSINKRYKSLISTHPKVSWQLEVWSRMSVPKHHFLLWLAVLQRVQTRERLFKIQVWTDVTCLVCGKHDETLYHLFFDYFLSRYCLEEIKRWLNWNTKAISVSQLMKSIVRQRQNCFRKQVYGGSLAAMVYLIWQNRNEIY, encoded by the coding sequence ATGCTTCAAGGTCTGGAATTATTTTCTGAAACATCAGGCTTATGGCCTAATGAGTCGAAATCAGCGGTCTATTGTTGTGGGATGAAAGAGCAAGAAGTTCAGAGAGCTCTTAATGCTTCTGGTTTTTGTAAAAGTGACATGTTGTTTCGGTATCTTGGTATCCCCATTTGTTCTAAAAGGATTTCTAGCAAAGAATGTGAGATCTTGCTGGAGAAGATGGTGCAGCGCATCAGGGTTTGGAGTTCTAGAAATATCTCTTTTGCGGGAAGAGCGACTCTGGTTAACTTGGTATTGCTCTCCATCCATGTGTATTGGTCCCAGATAGTCCTACTGCCGAAATTTGTTCTTAAAAGAGTTATTGCAATCTGTCGGGCTTTCTTGTGGAAGGGTGATTATTCGAGTCATGCTCCGGGATATGTCTCTTGGGCTAAAGTTTGTCTTCCAAAAAATGAAGGTGGGCTTGGTTTCAGGCAGATTCAATTGTGGAATATTGCAGCCATAGGGAAGTATATTTGGGTTGTTGCTTCTAAAAAAGATAATTTATGGGTCAAATGGGTTCACAATGTTTACATTGGTGAGATGGATTGGTGGGAGTACTCGGCCCCGAACTCGAGTAGTTGGTATTGGAAACAGGTGGTCAAGATAAAAGAGAAGTTTAAAGCAAAAGTAGATGTTGCTGAATTTATTTCAACAGAGTATTCCATTAACAAAAGGTATAAATCTCTCATCTCTACTCATCCAAAAGTATCATGGCAGCTTGAAGTTTGGAGTAGAATGAGCGTACCTAAACATCATTTCCTTTTGTGGTTGGCTGTGTTACAAAGAGTTCAGACAAGAGAAAGACTCTTCAAGATCCAGGTGTGGACTGATGTGACTTGTTTGGTGTGTGGGAAGCATGATGAAACTTTATACCATCTATTCTTTGATTACTTCTTGAGCAggtactgcctggaagaaattaAAAGGTGGTTGAATTGGAACACCAAAGCTATCTCTGTATCTCAGTTAATGAAAAGTATTGTTCGGCAGAGGCAAAATTGTTTCAGGAAGCAAGTTTATGGAGGTAGCTTAGCAGCGATGGTTTATCTGATCTGGCAAAATAGGAATGAGATTTACTAG